In Candidatus Melainabacteria bacterium RIFOXYA2_FULL_32_9, the genomic stretch CTTTTACATATTCAGGGCTGCATTCTTTTTTACCGCTGGCACACTGCATGATTTCTCTATCGGAGCCATAGTACATCTCTCTTAGCTCTCCTTCAGTTTTACCAGGAGTTAATAAATCTGAATTATTAGTTTTAGGCACATTAGATACTGGTGTAGTCTGAGGTTCCAATTTAGGCACTTTAAATTCATCGTTAGCAGGATTTTTTGTATAACCCATAGGCGGCACATAAGAGCCTTTTAAGTTTCTAACCGGATCAGAATCATCTAAGGACTTAAGTGGAGTATCTATATTATCTATTTTAGGATTTGTATCAGCTTGATAATCTCTAATCCAGTTCTGAGCCTCTTTTTTCTTTTTAGCTTCTTCCTGCTTTTTTTTAGCTTCAGCTTCTTCAGCCTGTTTTTTCGCCTCTAAAGCCTTTTGCTTAGCCTGTGCTTGCATTTGTGCGTAAACACTATCTACAATGTCATTTCTCATCTGTGGCGTGAGAAGGGAACCTGAAGAATGTTTGGGATGTGTCTTTGGCTTTGTGTAGGTATTTGGTGAATTATCATTTGATTCTGAAGAGGGAGGTGGTGAAGGAGTTGCTGGCATGGGAATATTTGTGTTGCTATTGAAATTAAAACCGCCATTACCATCAAAATCGACCTTACCTCCATAAGAGGCATTAACATTCAATAAATATGATATTGTTAAAATCAATAAATAACTTAACTTAACCTTATAACTTTTCATCCACTAAATACCTTTTCTAATTTAACCCTTTAAATTAAATTTATCAGGTTAATAGTCTTTATAGAAGAAATTTATTATTTTTCTTACTATTTTTAGTAATGTTTATTAATGAAAAGTTTAATTGATTGTAGGCATTAAGACTCAGTTATTTAATCAATTTAAAACTTTTTAATGCTTTTAGAAAGGACGGGATTATTTGATTTGTGTCTTTATACTTAGTCCTTATTTACTGTTGAAACTATCTCGAATAGCATTTGCTACACTTTACCGTCTTTTTCGTTTATTCTAACTGATTCTATTGGAGAATTAGACAAATTTTTTAGGATCTTGAACTATAGCCAAACTCTTTTAATGATAAGTCTTTTTTACGCCAGTCTTTTTTGACTTTTACAAATAATTCCAGAAATACTTTCGAGTCTAGAACTTTTTCTATTTCACCACGGGCTTCGGTTCCAATTTTTTTGATCATAGAACCCTTATCACCAATAATTATGCCTTTTTGTGAATCGTGCTCTACATAAATAGTCGCAGCTATATTAACAATATTAGGCTTTTCTTCATATTTATCTATAGTAACTGCTACACTATGTGGTATTTCCTCATGTGTATTGACCAGAATTCTTTCCCTGATCATCTCTTCAACAATAGCTCGCATATTTTGATCGGTTATTTCTTCATCAGGGTAATATTGAGGTCCTTTAGGCAACTTACGATAAATATTTTTTATAAGATCATCAATATTTCTACCTGTTTTAGCAGAAATTTTAATTACAGGAATTTGCTTGTCCTTAAACAATTCCTTGTAACTATCTATATTCTCATCTCTTTTTTCCATAGATTTAATCTGATCAACTTTATTTACAACCATCATTATCGGAGTATCAGTCTCCAGTAAATTGTTTATGATCCATCTATCCCCAGGACCTGCTGTTTCCGTTCCATCGACAAGATATAAAACTAAATCTGCATCTGGTATAGCTAATCTCGCTTCTTCCAGTAAAAACTCTCCAAGCTTATGTAAGGGTCTATGGATGCCTGGGGTATCAACAAAAATTATTTGGCCTTTTTCAGAGGTATAAATGCCCCTGATTCTTTTTCTTGTGGTCTGAGGCTTTTCACTGGTAATAACAACTTTTTGACCAATTATTTTATTTAATAAAGTAGATTTTCCAACATTAGGTCTGCCAATTATTGCAACAAATCCTGATTTATATGTCATTATAGTTACTCCAAAACAATCTATCTCTATAATATAAATTAGGCAGTTAAAAGTAAACTGCCTAATCTGGTTTTAATTTCCTGTAACTCAATTTATGTATAATTAATCTTCTTCTATTTCCTGTACATCTGTGAAACCGTCTTCTTTATAGAGAATTACTCTGACAATCTTATGCCCGTCCATACTCTCTACTTTCATTTTAATGCCATTCGCCTCAACTTCATCACCAACTTCAGGCTCTCTTCCAACAAGTCCAAATACATAACCGCCTATTGTCTGGAAATCTTCAGTTGGTAAATCAAGATTGAAACGTTCATTTAAATCATAAATTTCTGTTTTTGAACTAACTATTAAAGTATTCTCATCAACTTTTATTATCTCAGTGTCTGGAATATCATATTCATCCCAGATTTCTCCCACAATTTCCTCAAGCACATCCTCTACGGTCACAATCCCTGCAACACCACCGTGTTCATCAACAACCGCAGCAATCTGAGCTTTACTTCTTGTAAACTCATTTAACATGTCACTTATAGATTTATTTTCTGGAACAATTATTAATTCTCTTGCTAGATCTTCGAGCTTAACATTGTCTTTATCGTTATTTTTCAGAACAGCTAAAACGTCTTTAGCATTAATAACGCCAATAATGTTATCTACACTTTCTCTATACACAGGAATTCTTGTATGTCCTGAAATTATAATTTTGTCCATTAACTCATCAACGCTTGCCTCAGCATCAATAAAATCAATATTAGTTCTTGGAACCATAATTTCCCAAACAACTGTATTCGTAAAATCAAAGAACTTAGAGAGCATTTTTGCTTCTTGCGGTTTTAGTACTCCAGTATCTTTACCTTCATCAATTAGACTTTCAAATTTCTCGCCCCAATTTTCTTCAGTATCATCAGCCTGAACTTCAATAGTTATATGAGCAATGTTTTTAACTTTCTCTTTGATTTTTTCTTCAAGTTTATCGGCAATATCATCTGCATCTTTAACCTGAGTTTCCGGATCAACTTCAATTTCCATATTAACAATAAGACCTGAAGATCCCATATCCATTGTTTTTAGGTCATGAACCTGAGATATACCGTTGACATTAGAAGCTATTGTCCTTATCAATTCTTCAATTTGAGGTTTAGCAGCAGCACCTGTTAAAGAATTCATATTGTATCTTAACAGGTAAATAACAAGCCCAAATAGCATAAAACCAATTATTATTGATGCAACAGCATCAGGAATGTACGCAATTGATTCATTAACAAAGAATTTAGATATAGTTATAGCAATAAGCGCAACTATAACACCAGTTAAAGCTGCTATATCCTCGTACCATACAAATTTAGTTGTCGGGCTTTTAATGTGATGTATATGTTTGAATGATTTTAAGAAAGCATCAAACTTGCTTTTAACCTCAATTTCAGCTTCTTCAACGACTGCAATACTTGCACTAGTTACAGCCCAGATTTCAAAAGCAATACTTACAAATAAAGTAATTGCAATTAGGTGATAATTTTTCAATAATTCATGGATATGTTCATTTCCATAAATTAATCTCATGCCACCACTATATAATGATACAATCGTACCAATTAACATTAATAAGCAGGCGAAAAGCGCCCAGACATTTGCTTCCAGACCATATCCAAATGGATGGAATTTATCAGCTGGTCTACTACCTCTTTTTAATCCTACTAATAAGCAAAGACTGTTAAAACTATCTGCTGCTGAGTGTATAGCTTCTGACAACATAGCAGAACTTCTGCTGAAAAACCAGCATATAAGCTTAATTCCAGCTATTCCAAGATTTGCAATTAATGCTCGCCATACTGCGAGTTCTGATACGATACTTTCTGGTTGTTTTGATAGTTCACTATAGTTTTTTGTTGATATATATACCTGGTGACTATCGCTATCTATATTACCATATGAGTCTGATGACATAGATTCTTGTTCCCCTTACACACTCTTCATACACGGGAACGAATCATCATTCTCAAGTCTGATCATGAATGTCCCTCTTTAACTAACCTTTATTTTTGTATTACATTAACATAATAGCAAATTTATTTGAAGTTTGCTTATATATTTTTAAATAATGGTAAAGCAGTAATTATATAATTCAAAACATAGAAGAATCAACATCACGTATTCCGTTGTAATATCTCGCTTATAGCTAGATAAAAATTCTTATAAATAGAAATGTTCAAAAATATTAGCACTTTAACAATCTTAAAATTTTTTAA encodes the following:
- a CDS encoding GTPase Era translates to MTYKSGFVAIIGRPNVGKSTLLNKIIGQKVVITSEKPQTTRKRIRGIYTSEKGQIIFVDTPGIHRPLHKLGEFLLEEARLAIPDADLVLYLVDGTETAGPGDRWIINNLLETDTPIMMVVNKVDQIKSMEKRDENIDSYKELFKDKQIPVIKISAKTGRNIDDLIKNIYRKLPKGPQYYPDEEITDQNMRAIVEEMIRERILVNTHEEIPHSVAVTIDKYEEKPNIVNIAATIYVEHDSQKGIIIGDKGSMIKKIGTEARGEIEKVLDSKVFLELFVKVKKDWRKKDLSLKEFGYSSRS